In a single window of the Elaeis guineensis isolate ETL-2024a chromosome 4, EG11, whole genome shotgun sequence genome:
- the LOC105043894 gene encoding uncharacterized protein, giving the protein MVLIFHLVFRAAPSGPATYQVDVYVRGHKGTCMRDAWHGHEETMQAAKEKGKDMASAVKEKVKKHSAKAEEKVEETTARSREEKEMARERGKAREAQAKAELHDEKAGHREETAAHRGTHVPLTGLYHNRPVGTAAAPTRTTDPTYPASGGRPAGEKYL; this is encoded by the exons ATGGTCCTTATCTTTCATCTTGTATTCAGAGCGGCTCCATCAGGTCCTGCCACCTATCAAGTGGACGTGTACGTGAGAGGCCACAAGGGCACCTGCATGCGCGACGCTTGGCACGGGCATGAG GAAACCATGCAGGCTGCGAAAGAGAAGGGGAAGGATATGGCAAGCGCGGTCAAGGAGAAGGTGAAGAAGCACTCGGCCAAGGCCGAGGAGAAGGTGGAGGAGACAACGGCTCGAAGCCGCGAAGAGAAAGAGATGGCCCGAGAGCGGGGGAAGGCGAGAGAGGCCCAAGCCAAGGCAGAGCTCCACGACGAGAAAGCCGGGCACAGGGAGGAGACCGCCGCTCATCGTGGCACCCACGTTCCCCTCACTGGGCTGTATCATAATCGTCCTGTTGGTACTGCTGCAGCTCCCACCCGAACCACTGACCCGACTTACCCGGCCTCTGGTGGCCGCCCAGCCGGTGAAAAATACCTGTAG